In one window of Lewinella sp. 4G2 DNA:
- a CDS encoding M12 family metallo-peptidase yields MGRNLLSGIIALVLLLPTLAFAQGRAFTFDATDVDATAALEGKITDYEIVRLDVAGLYAAWNDTPGLLDFDLAGTAGTVSLHLAPWELRTADYQVTLNGDARTPRPTALHSPVYRGNVTGGGEAIVTFDRQFILGHYEVNGRRMALEPLWRLQDGADRDLYVLYDETKAVTGGTDVCETDVSGLVAEKPTGDPTKKSLVGGCLGVDIALVADTELYADFNDVASVENFMLGVLADVRTVYDDEFADEIQYLVTSTTIYTNTNIDPYSNTTNASLLIDDFRVYSSNNPSSIPGDYDVASLWTGRDFIGGTIGIAYVPGICGSGRYNVLENFSSSSIQLRNVWAHELGHNFNCPHDPSGPGAPVHIMFPSVSSVSTWSATSVSIIQDYYASLTCLETCAPPVAAPEKVYTNIAAGTANYFFDETPVTIETRQWTFPGGTPATSTEVAPEVVFEQPGNYVATLTVTNQSGTSTSQVPITVAEEGGMEVLFREDFEDQDLRVSFINPQNDILEWELFTTDGTLGNSSARIDNGTIDRRFTSDFMQSPAIDIDGVEDPKLSLEYAYVRYNFTFRDKMRVSIIQNGVKTEVFFGDELGQGTFATGPDWVGQFGLFLPEDEDDWCFSSPGCIEVDLAPFQGGGDIIVEVENIAGYGQPLFVDNIAVTGIQSLALPVEWLTFAAAPTGKEIGLNWTVNQDAENAGFHVERTDDNQRGWATIGEVAARAGAEENAAYTFSDLTAALGTDYQYRIRQTDLDGTESYSEIRTARLNGAAVAGLSVFPNPTSGNVVLSIPAGDDVPYTLFDATGRSLRQGNFVGGRAELNLTELPAGVYTVRTPVGTTRVVRK; encoded by the coding sequence ATGGGTCGCAATTTGCTATCCGGGATCATTGCACTGGTCCTTCTTCTTCCAACGCTCGCCTTTGCACAGGGACGCGCTTTTACCTTTGACGCCACGGACGTAGACGCTACGGCCGCCCTCGAAGGAAAGATCACCGACTACGAAATTGTCCGCCTCGATGTCGCGGGCCTTTACGCCGCCTGGAACGATACGCCGGGGTTGCTCGATTTTGACCTGGCCGGTACCGCCGGCACCGTCAGCCTCCACCTCGCTCCCTGGGAACTGCGGACGGCCGATTACCAGGTTACCCTGAATGGTGATGCCCGCACGCCCCGACCTACCGCACTGCACTCTCCCGTCTACCGCGGCAACGTCACGGGTGGCGGCGAAGCCATCGTGACTTTTGACCGGCAGTTTATCCTCGGCCACTACGAAGTGAACGGCCGCCGGATGGCCCTCGAACCACTGTGGCGCCTTCAGGATGGTGCGGACCGCGACCTCTACGTGCTGTACGACGAAACCAAGGCCGTTACTGGCGGGACGGATGTTTGCGAGACGGACGTTTCCGGCCTCGTTGCCGAAAAACCTACGGGTGACCCAACGAAAAAATCGCTGGTCGGTGGCTGTCTCGGGGTGGACATCGCGCTGGTTGCCGATACCGAGCTCTACGCAGACTTCAATGACGTAGCGAGCGTGGAGAACTTCATGCTGGGCGTCCTGGCGGACGTTCGGACCGTGTACGACGACGAGTTTGCCGATGAGATTCAGTACCTCGTTACGAGTACCACGATCTACACCAATACGAATATTGACCCCTACTCCAATACGACCAACGCCAGCTTGTTGATCGACGATTTCCGGGTGTACTCGAGCAATAACCCCTCTTCCATCCCCGGTGATTACGACGTCGCCTCCCTCTGGACGGGTAGGGACTTTATCGGTGGCACCATCGGTATCGCCTACGTACCCGGCATCTGTGGTAGTGGCCGCTACAACGTACTGGAGAACTTCTCCAGCAGCAGTATTCAGTTGCGGAACGTTTGGGCCCACGAATTGGGGCACAACTTTAACTGCCCGCACGACCCGAGTGGCCCAGGTGCACCGGTACACATTATGTTTCCCTCGGTCTCCAGCGTGAGTACCTGGTCGGCCACGTCGGTAAGTATTATTCAGGATTACTACGCTTCCCTTACTTGCCTCGAAACTTGTGCGCCACCCGTGGCCGCCCCCGAAAAGGTATACACCAACATCGCGGCGGGTACGGCGAATTACTTCTTCGACGAGACGCCCGTTACGATCGAAACCCGGCAGTGGACCTTCCCCGGCGGCACGCCCGCTACCTCTACGGAAGTAGCTCCCGAAGTAGTATTCGAGCAACCGGGTAACTACGTGGCTACCCTGACGGTGACCAACCAGTCGGGAACCAGCACTTCACAGGTGCCCATTACCGTAGCCGAAGAGGGTGGCATGGAAGTACTTTTCCGGGAAGACTTTGAGGACCAGGATCTCCGCGTATCCTTCATCAACCCCCAGAACGACATCCTGGAGTGGGAGCTTTTCACTACGGACGGTACGCTTGGAAACAGCTCCGCCCGAATTGATAACGGTACGATTGATCGTCGCTTCACGAGTGACTTTATGCAAAGCCCGGCCATCGATATTGACGGGGTAGAGGATCCTAAGCTGTCTTTGGAATACGCTTACGTCCGCTACAACTTCACTTTCCGGGATAAGATGCGGGTGTCCATCATTCAGAATGGGGTGAAGACCGAGGTATTCTTTGGTGATGAGTTGGGCCAGGGCACCTTCGCTACCGGACCCGACTGGGTCGGGCAATTCGGTTTGTTCCTGCCCGAGGACGAGGATGATTGGTGCTTCAGCAGCCCAGGTTGCATCGAAGTAGACCTGGCTCCCTTCCAGGGTGGTGGCGACATCATCGTTGAGGTAGAGAACATTGCTGGCTACGGCCAGCCACTGTTCGTGGACAACATCGCGGTCACGGGTATTCAATCCCTCGCCCTCCCCGTTGAGTGGCTCACCTTCGCCGCCGCACCCACGGGCAAAGAGATTGGCCTGAACTGGACCGTCAACCAGGACGCCGAAAACGCCGGCTTCCACGTAGAGCGGACGGACGACAACCAACGCGGATGGGCGACCATCGGTGAGGTAGCCGCCCGCGCCGGCGCGGAGGAAAACGCCGCCTACACCTTCTCCGACCTTACGGCCGCCCTCGGTACGGACTACCAGTACCGCATCCGCCAGACGGATCTAGACGGCACGGAAAGCTATTCCGAGATCAGAACGGCCCGTTTGAACGGTGCTGCCGTTGCCGGGCTCAGCGTCTTCCCTAACCCGACTTCGGGTAATGTGGTCCTGTCCATCCCCGCCGGAGACGATGTCCCCTACACCTTATTTGATGCTACCGGCCGGTCCTTGCGCCAGGGTAACTTCGTCGGTGGCCGGGCGGAGTTGAACCTTACCGAGCTTCCTGCGGGGGTATATACCGTCCGTACGCCGGTGGGTACTACGCGGGTGGTGCGTAAGTAA
- a CDS encoding XisH family protein, with translation MAKDIYHDLVKEALVIDGWEITHDPFPLDTGPNRLQIDLGAEKLIAATKGKEKIAVEIKSFISKSQLHDFYEAFGQFSYYQEAIEQQEPDRELYLAVPADTYSEFFQNPIPQQLIRKTKVNIIVYNRLKPTLVRWISAK, from the coding sequence ATGGCTAAAGACATTTACCACGACCTCGTCAAAGAGGCTTTAGTTATCGACGGTTGGGAGATAACTCACGATCCTTTTCCATTAGATACCGGTCCTAATAGACTTCAAATTGATCTTGGCGCTGAAAAACTAATTGCGGCGACTAAAGGCAAGGAAAAAATCGCCGTGGAGATTAAAAGCTTCATTTCCAAAAGCCAACTGCACGACTTTTACGAAGCTTTTGGTCAGTTCTCCTACTATCAAGAAGCTATTGAACAGCAAGAACCTGACAGAGAATTGTATTTGGCCGTCCCCGCTGACACCTACAGCGAATTCTTTCAAAACCCTATCCCCCAACAACTTATACGCAAGACAAAAGTTAATATTATAGTCTACAACCGTCTCAAACCAACTCTCGTCAGATGGATAAGCGCAAAATAA
- a CDS encoding carbohydrate-binding protein: MSRALLLLLCTLCCQLVSAQGFLRTDGTRIVNEAGEKYLLKGMGLGGWMLQEGYMMKTAGFAPTQHQLRARIAEVVGEAEAETFYQNWRDNHFREADVQKMKEAGFNSVRLPMHFNLFTPPIEDEPIAGEQTWLEEGFRRTDELIQWCKARDMYVVLDLHAAPGGQGDDVAISDRDLSKPSLWESEANKDKTVALWRRLAERYADEPTVAGYDLINEINYILPGNVAIRELYGRITDTIRAVDTRHIIFIEGNGFANDFTGLTPPWDDNMVYSPHKYWNFNDQGSVQWMFDLGATYNVPIYLGETGENSNVWFHDAAKLLEDNNIGFAWWPWKKIDDIAGPVSVELNPGYQDLLDYWAGTGPMPSATDAVNALAVLTENALLENAKFQQDVTHALLVQTQEATTVPYLETHAVPGVIHAVNYDMGGLGNAYEDTQNANYRISTGGDFTAWNNGWSYRNDGVDIEPCTDTELNNGFNVGWTDDGEWLQYAINVTEPGLYDVTVRTASGAGGGQLSLRSGEEPLVEALATGATGGWQNWQNTTFRNVTLTDVDTKLRLYIDQGGYNIGGMQLTRVAASSALDTDFLTAEATENTSVRVTFNKSLKREGLRASDFSLSVNGEAASVTAAEFTEGTTRTVTLATDTRLRSADVICVTYTGADLAATDDLIVQPFNCRPVDNRIALAYPIPGTLQAEDFFRMSGVEVENSGDVGGTQNIGFLDPQDFLDYNVDVSAAGTYSVDYRTAAADGFTGRFLLQLLDDNDEATTLHDISFPSTGGWQTYETVSAPAVTLPAGPQRLRILVVDGAVNVNYLVFSLLTDVQEDRLPLALAVSPNPTSDVITITGELPAALGLNLTVTDNLGRQVLRRALPVATQINTQISLADLPAGAYYLRLSGRGGEWYGTSVVRE, translated from the coding sequence ATGTCAAGAGCTTTACTTCTACTTCTCTGCACCCTTTGCTGCCAATTGGTGAGCGCACAGGGCTTTCTACGTACCGATGGTACCCGGATCGTCAACGAAGCCGGCGAAAAATATTTGTTGAAGGGCATGGGCCTCGGCGGTTGGATGCTGCAGGAAGGCTACATGATGAAGACGGCTGGTTTCGCGCCCACCCAACACCAACTCCGGGCGCGGATCGCCGAGGTGGTTGGAGAAGCGGAAGCGGAGACTTTTTACCAAAATTGGCGGGATAACCATTTCCGCGAGGCGGACGTGCAAAAGATGAAGGAGGCCGGATTCAACTCGGTGCGCCTGCCCATGCATTTTAACTTGTTTACCCCGCCAATTGAAGATGAACCCATCGCCGGAGAACAAACCTGGTTGGAAGAAGGCTTCCGCCGCACGGATGAACTGATTCAGTGGTGTAAAGCACGCGATATGTACGTCGTGCTCGACCTCCACGCAGCCCCGGGTGGGCAGGGTGACGACGTGGCGATATCGGACCGCGACCTGAGTAAACCTTCCCTCTGGGAAAGCGAAGCGAATAAGGATAAAACGGTCGCCCTCTGGCGCCGACTGGCCGAACGATACGCCGACGAACCTACCGTGGCTGGTTACGACCTGATCAATGAGATTAATTATATTCTCCCGGGGAACGTGGCCATCCGGGAATTGTACGGACGGATCACCGATACCATCCGCGCAGTGGACACCCGCCACATCATCTTCATTGAAGGCAACGGCTTTGCGAATGATTTCACCGGCCTGACGCCACCGTGGGACGACAATATGGTCTACAGCCCCCACAAATACTGGAACTTCAACGATCAGGGCAGCGTGCAATGGATGTTCGATCTTGGAGCGACGTACAACGTCCCGATCTACCTCGGGGAAACGGGGGAGAACTCCAACGTGTGGTTCCACGATGCCGCCAAGCTGCTGGAGGATAATAATATCGGTTTCGCCTGGTGGCCCTGGAAAAAGATTGACGATATCGCCGGTCCCGTTTCCGTTGAACTTAACCCCGGATACCAGGATCTGCTGGATTACTGGGCGGGTACCGGGCCAATGCCCAGCGCTACGGACGCCGTCAATGCCCTCGCCGTGCTGACGGAGAATGCGTTACTGGAGAACGCAAAATTTCAGCAGGACGTCACCCACGCCCTGCTGGTCCAGACCCAGGAAGCTACGACCGTCCCTTACCTGGAAACGCACGCCGTGCCGGGCGTTATCCACGCCGTTAATTACGATATGGGCGGCCTCGGTAATGCCTACGAGGATACCCAGAACGCGAACTACCGCATCAGTACCGGCGGCGACTTTACCGCCTGGAATAATGGTTGGTCCTACCGCAACGACGGGGTGGACATCGAGCCCTGTACCGACACCGAACTGAACAACGGCTTCAACGTAGGTTGGACGGACGACGGTGAGTGGCTGCAGTACGCCATCAACGTCACGGAACCCGGCTTGTACGACGTGACGGTCCGGACGGCCTCTGGTGCAGGTGGTGGTCAACTCAGTCTGCGGAGTGGAGAAGAACCGTTAGTGGAGGCCCTGGCAACGGGTGCTACGGGTGGCTGGCAGAACTGGCAGAATACCACCTTCCGCAACGTGACCTTAACCGATGTCGATACGAAGCTTCGGCTGTACATCGACCAGGGAGGCTACAACATCGGCGGTATGCAACTCACCCGGGTGGCAGCCAGCTCCGCGTTGGATACGGATTTCCTGACGGCGGAAGCCACAGAGAATACCTCCGTGCGGGTGACTTTTAACAAGAGTTTGAAAAGAGAAGGGTTACGCGCGTCAGATTTCAGCCTGAGCGTGAACGGTGAAGCTGCCTCCGTTACGGCGGCGGAATTCACGGAGGGAACTACCCGTACGGTCACCCTCGCTACTGATACGCGTCTGCGGTCTGCCGACGTGATTTGCGTGACCTACACGGGGGCGGACCTCGCTGCTACGGATGACTTGATTGTACAGCCCTTCAACTGCCGACCGGTGGACAACCGGATTGCCCTGGCCTACCCCATCCCTGGCACCCTGCAGGCGGAGGATTTCTTTCGGATGTCCGGCGTAGAAGTAGAGAACAGCGGTGACGTTGGGGGAACCCAAAATATTGGTTTCCTGGACCCACAGGATTTCCTGGATTACAACGTTGACGTGAGCGCGGCGGGGACTTATTCCGTCGATTACCGCACGGCTGCGGCCGACGGCTTCACGGGGCGCTTTCTCCTACAGTTACTCGACGATAATGATGAGGCGACCACGTTGCACGACATCAGTTTCCCCTCTACCGGAGGGTGGCAGACTTACGAAACCGTGTCCGCTCCGGCCGTTACCTTACCCGCTGGCCCACAGCGCTTGCGCATCCTGGTGGTCGATGGTGCCGTCAACGTGAACTACCTCGTCTTTAGCTTACTGACGGACGTGCAGGAGGACCGGTTGCCACTGGCGCTGGCCGTTAGCCCTAACCCAACGAGTGATGTGATCACCATTACGGGAGAATTACCCGCCGCGCTTGGTCTCAACCTCACCGTTACGGACAATCTCGGCCGGCAGGTATTGCGAAGAGCGCTGCCGGTAGCTACTCAGATCAATACGCAGATTTCCTTAGCGGACTTGCCGGCAGGGGCTTACTACCTACGGCTGAGTGGCCGGGGTGGGGAGTGGTATGGTACTTCGGTGGTTCGGGAGTAG
- a CDS encoding element excision factor XisI family protein, which produces MDKRKINFELACGVVEQLHRHDLKGPNPIQDDMVVDPISGSLLLYYDTWNEETRTYGCYLHLKVAEDGKVWVKHDGTDIVVIDLLEAAGIPSKEIVVGWHHPAVRKMTEFAEG; this is translated from the coding sequence ATGGATAAGCGCAAAATAAATTTCGAGCTAGCCTGTGGTGTAGTTGAGCAACTACATAGACATGATCTGAAGGGTCCTAACCCTATTCAGGATGACATGGTAGTGGACCCTATTAGCGGCAGTCTACTTCTGTATTACGACACTTGGAACGAGGAAACTCGCACCTATGGCTGCTATTTGCATTTAAAGGTAGCTGAAGATGGCAAGGTTTGGGTGAAGCATGACGGCACCGATATTGTAGTGATTGACTTGCTGGAGGCAGCGGGAATACCTTCCAAAGAAATTGTTGTAGGATGGCATCACCCTGCTGTTCGAAAAATGACGGAGTTTGCTGAGGGGTAA